From Salarias fasciatus chromosome 5, fSalaFa1.1, whole genome shotgun sequence, a single genomic window includes:
- the hipk1b gene encoding homeodomain-interacting protein kinase 1 isoform X4 has protein sequence MSSQLQVFSPPSISSSAFCRVKKLKVESNVWDVSTTEAYSSIAGQSAYTFTPAMAVPPFAPSLVFPPTAPVSRGQVVVRAADSTGSLPRGSSRRVSEQATSSSYAHETVPETRGHRHGQKRKAEEASEGSGSGCGSVQILEELSAPAATYSTRTGGGGGGGTGQSIPHSAPTTKSSSSNGEGDYQLVQHEILCSVSCSYEVLEFLGRGTFGQVAKCWKRGTNEIVAIKILKNHPSYARQGQIEVGILNRLSAENADEYNFVRSYECFQHKGHTCLVFEMLEQNLYDFLKHSKFSPLPLRHIRPILQQVATALMKLKSLGLIHADLKPENIMLVDPLRQPYRVKVIDFGSASHVSKAVCSTYLQSRYYRAPEIILGLPFCEAIDMWSLGCVIAELFLGWPLYPGASEYDQIRYISQTQGLPAEYLLSAGTKTSRFFNRGPDSSYPLWRLKTPSEHEMEMGIKSKEARKYIFNCLDDMMQVNLSSHLEGTDMLAEKADRREFIDLLKRMLRLDADKRITPTKTLGHPFVTMSHLMDYPHSSHVKSCFQNMEICKRRSSYDSGKSLYSTSAVPSAAAGNLTVTFSSQLNQHNQVPSAGGAVPLLNYQPALYQQATINIPGLAQQSVPIPTRPAGLCSQTEPFQQTLIVCPPSTIQGLQSSSKSSSFPVRVENSVPIVPQNQPAQSLQIQPNMLTQAWPTGTQQILIPSSWQQVPGVAIHSSAHQASAAESSHETPQSDAALQQGHSWRSITQARTQQERKKVKARRGENRNRGASLLGGVCASPPPSSAALSQPIIISDTPSPAVSIITIHSDTDTEDERKFHPASVGLSQRTNVISCVTVHDSDSSTASPLTPLPRTLHAGGAAAASSRQAKSLAVVAPSVKTQAAEREVSRGTVNYMKPKRSSNRQPCSSGESVERHGLAPSQSHPLNLSQVQSVVSSSQERSSHNDSSLRRQQTFPPVVSASHYSFPEVSALVSGSAPAPGLYTYPASSALSSASQAMEQLLGRGHGGHGHSPSAYAATYTSSSSSSSSRRDSASRKDSVSSLLHGLPTAYQHQFAAGSPYVSVTPRAEAYSAYQLSPRRLTQYPYL, from the exons ATGAGTTCTCAGCTGCAGGTCTTCTCGccaccctccatctcctccagtGCCTTTTGCCGAGTTAAGAAGCTGAAGGTGGAGAGCAATGTGTGGGACGTGTCCACCACCGAGGCTTACAGCTCCATAGCGGGTCAGTCTGCATACACGTTCACCCCGGCCATGGCTGTGCCGCCCTTTGCGCCATCCCTCGTCTTTCCCCCGACCGCGCCCGTCTCGAGGGGGCAGGTGGTGGTGCGGGCAGCCGACAGCACCGGCAGTCTTCCCCGTGGATCCAGTCGACGCGTCTCTGAGCAGGCGACGTCCTCTTCTTACGCTCACGAGACGGTCCCGGAGACCAGGGGCCACCGCCATGGGCAGAAGAGGAAAGCGGAGGAGGCCAGTGAGGGCAGCGGGAGCGGGTGTGGCAGCGTCCAGATCTTGGAGGAGCTCTCGGCTCCTGCGGCAACTTACTCCACCCGGACAGGTGGcggcgggggaggaggcacCGGCCAGTCCATACCTCACTCGGCTCCCACCACcaagagcagcagctccaacgGAGAGGGGGACTATCAGCTTGTGCAACACGAGATCCTCTGCTCGGTGTCCTGCAGCTACGAAGTGCTGGAGTTCCTTGGAAGGGGCACGTTTGGACAAGTGGCCAAGTGCTGGAAGAGGGGCACCAATGAGATTGTAGCCATCAAGATCCTGAAGAACCATCCTTCCTACGCTCGCCAGGGCCAGATTGAG GTGGGCATCCTGAACAGACTGAGCGCCGAGAACGCAGACGAGTACAATTTCGTGCGGTCCTACGAGTGCTTCCAACACAAGGGTCACACCTGCCTGGTGTTTGAGATGCTGGAGCAGAATCTGTACGACTTCCTCAAACACAGCAAGTTCAGCCCGCTCCCTTTACGCCATATCAGGCCCATCCTGCAGCAG GTGGCTACAGCACTGATGAAGCTGAAGAGCCTGGGCCTGATCCACGCAGACCTGAAGCCTGAAAACATCATGCTGGTCGACCCCCTCAGGCAGCCCTACAGGGTGAAGGTCATCGACTTCGGTTCAGCGAGTCACGTATCCAAAGCAGTGTGCTCAACCTACTTACAGTCTCGCTACTACAG GGCTCCAGAAATCATTTTGGGCCTGCCGTTCTGTGAGGCCATCGACATGTGGTCTCTGGGCTGTGTGATTGCTGAGCTGTTTCTGGGCTGGCCGCTCTACCCTGGAGCTTCGGAGTATGACCAG ATCCGTTACATTTCTCAGACTCAAGGCCTTCCAGCTGAGTACCTCCTGAGCGCCGGCACCAAAACAAGCCGCTTCTTCAATCGAGGCCCCGACTCCAGCTACCCACTCTGGAGGCTAAAG ACTCCATCAGAGCATGAAATGGAAATGGGCATCAAATCCAAGGAGGCCAGGAAATACATCTTCAACTGTCTGGATGACATGATGCAG GTGAACCTGTCCTCTCACTTGGAGGGAACAGACATGCTCGCTGAGAAAGCCGATCGTCGGGAGTTCATCGACCTGTTGAAGCGGATGCTCCGGCTGGATGCGGACAAAAGGATCACGCCGACGAAAACTCTGGGCCACCCCTTCGTCACAATGAGCCACCTCATGGATTATCCCCACAGCTCCCA CGTGAAGTCGTGCTTCCAGAACATGGAGATCTGCAAGCGCAGGAGCTCCTACGACAGCGGGAAATCCCTGTACTCCACCAGCGCCGTGCCCAGCGCTGCGGCGGGAAACCTCACTGTTACCTTCAGTAGCCAGCTCAACCAGCATAATCAG GTGCCTTCTGCCGGGGGTGCGGTGCCTTTGCTGAACTACCAGCCAGCTCTGTACCAGCAGGCGACCATCAACATTCCTGGACTGGCTCAGCAGAGCGTCCCCATCCCAACACGTCCCGCCGGGCTGTGTAGCCAGACCGAACCCTTCCAGCAGACCCTCATCGTCTGTCCTCCCTCCACTATACAAG ggCTTCAGTCATCCAGTAAGAGTTCCAGTTTCCCAGTGAGGGTGGAGAACTCTGTACCCATAGTACCTCAAAACCAGCCTGCTCAGTCATTGCAGATCCAGCCAAATATGCTCACACAA GCCTGGCCCACCGGCACCCAGCAGATCCTCATCCCGTCGTCGTGGCAGCAGGTCCCGGGCGTCGCCATCCACAGCTCCGCTCACCAGGCCAGCGCCGCCGAGTCCTCGCACGAGACGCCGCAGTCGGacgcggcgctgcagcagggACACAGCTGGCG GAGCATCACTCAAGCCAGGACTCagcaggagagaaagaaagtgaaagCTCGGCGTGGAGAGAACAGGAACAG AGGTGCGTCGTTGCTCGGCGGCGTCTGTGCGAGCCCACCCCCTTCCAGTGCCGCTCTGTCTCAGCCAATCATCATCTCCGACACACCGAGCCCGGCGGTCAGCATCATCACCATTCACAGCGACACCGACACCGAGGATGAGCGCAAGTTCCATCCCGCCAG CGTTGGATTGAGCCAGCGCACCAACGTCATCAGCTGTGTGACCGTCCACGACTCGGACTCGTCCACCGCCAGCCCCCTGACGCCGCTGCCCCGCACGCTCCACgcaggcggcgccgccgccgcgtcgtCGCGCCAGGCCAAGTCCCTGGCGGTGGTGGCTCCTTCGGTCAAAACGCAGGCGGCCGAGAGAGAAGTCTCGCGTGGGACCG TGAACTACATGAAGCCTAAGAGATCGTCCAACCGACAGCCCTGCAGCTCAGGGGAGAGCGTGGAGCGTCACGGCCTGGCGCCCAGCCAGTCCCACCCTTTAAACCTCAGCCAG gttcaGTCCGTGGTTTCTTCATCTCAGGAGCGCTCGTCCCACAACGACTCGTCCTTACGCCGCCAGCAGACATTCCCTCCGGTGGTCTCCGCCTCACACTACAGCTTCCCGGAGGTGTCGGCGCTGGTGTCgggctccgcccccgcccccggccTCTACACCTACCCCGCCTCCAGCGCCCTGTCCTCGGCCTCCCAGGccatggagcagctgctgggccGCGGCCACGGCGGCCACGGACACTCCCCCTCCGCCTATGCAGCAACGTACACctcatcgtcgtcgtcgtcgtcgtccagGAGAGACTCGGCCAGTCGCAAGGACTCGGTCAGCAGCCTGCTGCACGGCCTGCCCACGGCCTACCAGCACCAGTTTGCCGCCGGCTCCCCCTACGTCAGCGTGACGCCCCGGGCCGAGGCGTACAGTGCCTACCAGCTGAGCCCGCGGCGCCTCACTCAGTACCCCTACTTGTAG